Proteins encoded within one genomic window of Amycolatopsis nigrescens CSC17Ta-90:
- a CDS encoding type IV secretory system conjugative DNA transfer family protein has protein sequence MPTTKKPASTVRGTDSAEVAGPARLTLRPASDRRRRAPKPLGITDAGPARRVVLPVVDARHHLHLAGTTGKGKSTELLNLALADIDAGRGVAVIEPRGDLIRDLLDRMPEEAGERLVLIDPDEQLAPAALNVLDPAGLGGETVAEHLVSTLHRIYQAWWGPRVEDTLRAAAYTLTGRPGSTLADIPLLLTHSRFRKEATRRIRREDPTGIGAFWSAYDKLTPSAAAQQAGPVLSKLRAVTARRFVADLYGTATSSFDPADILDGGILLARLPKGELGEDSARLVGSLLVASLWQAATGRSHQPEHMRADAAILIDEAQNFLNLPTPLGDALAESRGYHVGWILAHQHLDQLTPALAKALDANARNKLFFGVSPDDARHLAAHVGPHLDAGDLTRLARYQAACRLSVDNRDTTGFTLRTQPPPPVIDGRADELRAAARAHGIDRATRDRARSRRTFATRAPYDDTDVDRDDDLD, from the coding sequence TTGCCCACCACCAAGAAGCCCGCATCGACTGTCCGAGGCACGGACTCCGCGGAGGTGGCTGGTCCGGCGCGGCTCACGCTGCGCCCGGCCAGTGACCGCCGCCGCCGTGCGCCGAAACCGCTCGGGATCACCGACGCCGGGCCAGCACGGCGCGTGGTGCTGCCCGTGGTCGATGCCCGCCACCACCTGCACCTCGCGGGCACCACCGGCAAAGGCAAGTCGACCGAGTTGCTGAACCTCGCGCTCGCCGACATCGACGCCGGGCGCGGAGTCGCCGTGATCGAGCCTCGCGGCGATCTCATCCGGGACCTGCTCGACCGGATGCCCGAAGAGGCCGGCGAGCGGCTTGTGCTCATCGACCCCGACGAACAGCTCGCTCCCGCGGCGCTGAACGTGCTGGACCCGGCCGGGCTCGGCGGCGAGACCGTCGCCGAGCACCTGGTGTCCACCCTGCACCGCATCTACCAGGCGTGGTGGGGGCCGCGGGTCGAAGACACCCTGCGCGCCGCGGCCTACACCCTCACCGGGCGGCCCGGGTCCACCCTGGCCGACATTCCGCTGCTGCTCACCCATTCCCGCTTCCGCAAGGAAGCCACCCGCCGCATCCGGCGGGAAGACCCCACCGGGATCGGGGCGTTCTGGAGCGCCTACGACAAGCTCACCCCCTCAGCTGCGGCGCAGCAGGCGGGTCCGGTGCTGTCCAAGCTGCGCGCGGTCACCGCCCGCCGTTTCGTCGCCGACCTCTACGGCACAGCCACCAGTTCCTTCGATCCGGCTGACATCCTCGACGGCGGGATCCTGCTCGCCCGCCTACCCAAGGGTGAGCTCGGTGAAGATTCTGCGCGGCTGGTCGGGTCGTTGCTGGTGGCCTCGCTGTGGCAGGCCGCGACCGGCCGGTCACACCAACCCGAGCACATGCGCGCGGACGCCGCCATCCTGATCGACGAGGCGCAGAACTTCCTGAACCTGCCCACCCCGCTCGGGGACGCGCTGGCCGAGTCCCGCGGCTACCACGTCGGCTGGATCCTCGCCCACCAGCACCTCGACCAACTCACCCCCGCCCTGGCCAAGGCGCTGGACGCCAACGCCCGCAACAAGCTGTTCTTCGGCGTCTCCCCGGACGACGCGCGGCATTTGGCCGCGCACGTCGGCCCGCACCTCGACGCCGGCGACCTCACCCGGCTGGCCCGCTACCAAGCCGCCTGCCGGTTATCGGTCGACAACCGCGACACCACCGGCTTCACCCTCCGCACCCAACCACCGCCGCCCGTGATCGACGGACGGGCCGACGAGCTGCGCGCCGCGGCCCGTGCGCATGGCATCGACCGGGCGACCCGCGACCGCGCCCGCAGTCGCCGCACCTTCGCCACCCGCGCCCCGTACGACGACACCGACGTCGATCGTGACGACGACCTCGACTGA
- a CDS encoding M23 family metallopeptidase, producing the protein MKASVKLAVAAGCVALAPVLFLSATLGAILGTDSASSSGDVVACSTTGTPTGSVAGYGPDQMANAATIVAVGKQRGVPEYGWVIAIATAITESGLRNLDFGDRDSLGLFQQRPSMGWGSAQQVTDPTYAAGQFYQHLLALPNWQQMGLAPAAQAVQASGFPDRYAKFEPDARQIVGALTGVSCAPTGPSSGGWVAPTAGRCTSGFGPRGGEFHRGQDIAAPIGTPVVAASGGRVIASGPASGYGLWIRIEHTGGVITTYGHNNRNLVTTGQTVQPGQPIAEVGNRGASTGAHLHFQVEPGGQPADPKVFYRQHNGPALCGT; encoded by the coding sequence GTGAAAGCCAGCGTGAAACTCGCCGTAGCCGCAGGCTGCGTAGCGCTCGCGCCCGTCCTGTTCCTCTCCGCCACCCTCGGCGCGATCCTGGGCACCGACAGCGCCAGCAGCTCGGGCGACGTAGTTGCCTGCTCCACAACCGGTACACCGACCGGCAGCGTGGCCGGGTACGGGCCCGACCAGATGGCCAACGCCGCCACCATCGTCGCCGTCGGCAAACAGCGGGGCGTCCCCGAGTATGGGTGGGTTATCGCCATCGCCACGGCCATCACCGAGTCCGGTCTCCGCAACCTCGACTTTGGAGATCGGGACTCCCTGGGGCTGTTCCAGCAGCGGCCCTCGATGGGCTGGGGCAGCGCACAGCAAGTCACTGATCCCACTTACGCCGCCGGCCAGTTCTACCAGCACCTGCTCGCGCTACCGAACTGGCAACAGATGGGACTCGCTCCCGCCGCGCAGGCCGTGCAAGCCTCCGGCTTCCCCGACCGGTACGCCAAATTCGAACCCGACGCACGGCAGATCGTCGGCGCGCTCACCGGAGTCTCCTGCGCCCCCACCGGGCCGAGCAGCGGAGGCTGGGTCGCACCGACCGCGGGACGCTGCACCTCGGGCTTCGGGCCACGAGGCGGAGAATTCCACCGCGGACAAGATATCGCCGCGCCGATCGGCACCCCGGTCGTGGCCGCCAGCGGAGGGCGCGTGATCGCCTCCGGCCCGGCCAGCGGCTACGGCCTGTGGATCCGCATCGAACACACAGGCGGGGTGATCACCACCTACGGGCACAACAACCGCAACCTCGTCACCACCGGCCAGACCGTCCAACCCGGTCAGCCGATCGCCGAGGTCGGCAACCGGGGCGCATCCACCGGCGCGCACCTGCACTTCCAAGTCGAGCCGGGCGGACAACCCGCTGATCCGAAGGTCTTCTACCGGCAGCACAACGGGCCGGCGCTGTGCGGCACTTAG
- a CDS encoding VirB4 family type IV secretion system protein, whose protein sequence is MNSQSTSGLLRRAARRVLDRTPQSGAAGTGAGAVAGPDGVEVGPRSLRVGDGYTATLAITGYPAEVGAGWLEPLLSYPGRLDVALHVDPIHPATAAKRLRRQRGRLESARNSLAEKRRLDDPETDAAAADAADMAFALARGESKLFRVGLYLTVHAPTREDLDAEVEEVRSLASSLLLDAQPAAWRSVQGWTSTLPLGVDLLGMRRTLDTPALAASFPFTSPDLPAADPSPHAPLTGRLYGVNASSNGLVLWDRWSCDNYNSVILATSGAGKSYFTKLEALRSLYPDPHRPTPEGEVGVQVFVIDPEDEYQRLAEAVGGTYLHLGAPDVRLNPFDLPAGAQRIPDALTRRSLFIHTLLAVMLGEPLTPAERAVLDRAVTATYARVGITADRRTWSRPAPLLADLAEVLTDDSTETGDPAGTDLAARLTPYVSGSFSGLFDGPTTRAPDGHLVAISLRDLPDELKSVGTLIALDAVWRRVLDPHHRRRRLVVVDEAWLLMHQPEAAKFLYRLAKSARKYWAGLAFVSQDAGDVLSSDLGKAIVSNASTQVLLRQSTQAIDTIADAFRLSDGERAYLLAAGPGEALLVSGTNRVAFHALASDEEDRLITTNPEFLSEILTDAEDDLEP, encoded by the coding sequence ATGAACTCACAGAGCACCAGCGGCCTCCTGCGCCGCGCTGCCCGCCGCGTACTCGACCGCACCCCGCAGTCCGGCGCTGCCGGGACCGGGGCGGGGGCGGTGGCCGGGCCGGACGGGGTCGAAGTCGGGCCGCGCTCGCTGCGCGTCGGGGACGGCTACACCGCCACCCTCGCGATCACCGGGTATCCGGCCGAAGTCGGCGCCGGGTGGCTGGAGCCGCTCCTGTCCTACCCAGGCCGGCTGGATGTCGCGTTGCACGTCGACCCGATCCACCCCGCGACCGCGGCGAAACGGCTGCGTAGGCAACGAGGCCGGTTAGAGTCCGCGCGCAACTCTCTGGCGGAGAAACGCAGACTGGACGACCCGGAGACCGACGCCGCCGCGGCCGACGCCGCGGACATGGCCTTCGCGTTGGCGCGCGGCGAGTCGAAGCTGTTCCGGGTCGGGCTGTATCTCACGGTGCACGCCCCCACGCGCGAGGATCTCGACGCCGAGGTCGAGGAGGTCCGGTCGCTGGCGTCCTCGCTGCTGCTGGACGCGCAGCCGGCGGCGTGGCGGTCGGTGCAGGGCTGGACCTCCACCCTGCCGCTCGGGGTCGACCTGCTCGGGATGCGCCGCACCCTCGACACCCCCGCCCTCGCTGCGAGTTTCCCCTTCACCAGCCCTGATCTGCCCGCGGCGGATCCGTCGCCGCACGCCCCGCTGACCGGCCGGTTGTATGGCGTCAACGCCTCCAGCAACGGGTTGGTGTTGTGGGATCGCTGGAGCTGCGACAACTACAACTCCGTGATTCTGGCCACGAGCGGCGCGGGGAAGTCGTACTTCACCAAGCTCGAAGCGCTGCGCTCGCTCTACCCGGATCCGCACCGGCCTACGCCCGAGGGCGAGGTCGGGGTGCAGGTGTTCGTCATCGACCCCGAAGACGAATACCAGCGCCTTGCCGAGGCGGTCGGCGGCACCTACCTGCACCTCGGCGCGCCGGATGTCCGGCTCAATCCGTTTGACCTTCCGGCCGGGGCGCAGCGGATCCCGGACGCGCTGACTCGCCGGTCGCTGTTCATCCACACCCTGCTCGCGGTCATGCTGGGCGAGCCGTTGACACCGGCTGAGCGGGCGGTGCTCGACCGGGCGGTCACCGCGACCTACGCCCGGGTCGGGATCACCGCCGACCGCCGCACCTGGAGCAGGCCCGCGCCGCTGCTCGCGGACCTCGCCGAGGTCCTCACCGACGACAGCACCGAGACCGGAGACCCAGCCGGTACCGATCTGGCCGCACGGCTCACGCCGTATGTGTCGGGCTCGTTCTCCGGCTTGTTCGACGGCCCGACCACGCGTGCGCCGGACGGGCATCTGGTGGCGATCTCGTTGCGGGACCTGCCCGACGAGCTCAAGTCGGTCGGCACGCTGATCGCGCTCGATGCGGTGTGGCGGCGCGTGCTCGACCCGCACCACCGGCGCCGCCGCCTGGTTGTGGTCGATGAGGCGTGGTTGTTGATGCACCAGCCCGAAGCGGCGAAGTTCCTCTACCGGCTGGCGAAGTCGGCGCGCAAGTATTGGGCCGGGCTGGCGTTCGTCTCCCAGGACGCCGGAGACGTCCTCTCCAGCGACTTGGGCAAGGCGATCGTGTCCAACGCCTCGACGCAAGTCCTGTTGCGACAGTCCACTCAGGCCATCGACACCATCGCCGACGCCTTCCGCCTGTCCGATGGGGAACGCGCTTATCTGCTCGCCGCGGGACCGGGTGAAGCGCTCCTGGTCTCCGGCACGAATCGAGTTGCCTTTCACGCCTTGGCTTCCGACGAGGAAGACCGCTTGATCACGACAAACCCGGAGTTCCTGTCAGAAATCCTGACCGACGCAGAGGACGACCTCGAACCATGA
- a CDS encoding recombinase family protein, with protein sequence MSAPTAPKRRQRRPRVRTQQATQPQTTIGAEEGNSQPLRVAIYLRISTDELHQPFSLEAQHLKLCNYVTSQDNWELVGKPYIDEKSGATTDRPALKRALAAARAGKFDVLLVYRVDRLSRSIRGLSEILADLEDAGAAFRSATEPFDTATPAGRMMVQMLAVFAEFERATIIDRVINGMERKAARGEWPGGYRPHGYEVGSSGKLTIIDDEKPVVERIFTTYVRDKLGAAAIAKRLTADGYRTKAGNPWSQAAVLTVLRNRTYLGEIWFRDRWYKAEDHHPAIIGEKLFNDAQDILDARGDATTHRAVANSDYHLAGRLFCSHCGKRYLGTAAKGNKYRYRYYTCFTRHRYGTEHCSADRLPAD encoded by the coding sequence ATGTCGGCACCCACCGCGCCCAAGCGCCGCCAGCGGCGCCCCCGGGTTCGGACCCAGCAGGCCACCCAGCCACAGACGACTATCGGCGCCGAAGAGGGGAACAGTCAACCGTTGCGGGTGGCGATCTACCTGCGGATCTCCACCGACGAGCTGCACCAGCCCTTCTCGCTGGAAGCCCAACACCTCAAGCTGTGCAACTACGTCACCTCGCAAGACAACTGGGAACTCGTCGGCAAGCCCTACATCGACGAGAAATCCGGGGCCACCACCGACCGGCCCGCCCTGAAACGCGCCCTGGCTGCCGCCAGGGCCGGAAAATTCGACGTGCTGCTGGTCTACCGCGTGGACCGGCTATCCCGATCCATCCGGGGCCTGTCGGAGATCCTCGCCGACCTCGAAGACGCGGGCGCGGCGTTCCGGTCCGCGACCGAACCCTTCGACACCGCCACCCCCGCCGGACGCATGATGGTGCAGATGCTGGCGGTGTTCGCCGAGTTCGAACGCGCCACCATCATCGACCGCGTCATCAACGGCATGGAACGCAAAGCCGCCCGAGGCGAATGGCCCGGCGGCTACCGTCCCCACGGCTACGAAGTCGGCAGCAGCGGCAAGCTCACCATCATCGACGACGAGAAGCCCGTCGTGGAACGCATCTTCACTACCTATGTCCGCGACAAACTCGGTGCAGCCGCCATTGCCAAACGCCTCACCGCCGACGGCTACCGCACCAAAGCCGGGAACCCCTGGTCCCAAGCCGCCGTGCTCACCGTACTGCGCAACCGCACCTACCTCGGCGAAATTTGGTTCCGCGACCGCTGGTACAAAGCCGAAGACCACCACCCGGCGATCATCGGCGAGAAGCTATTCAACGACGCCCAGGACATCCTCGACGCCCGCGGCGACGCCACCACCCACCGCGCCGTCGCCAACTCCGACTACCACCTCGCCGGGCGCCTGTTCTGCAGCCACTGCGGCAAGCGCTACCTCGGCACAGCGGCGAAAGGCAACAAGTACCGGTACCGCTACTACACCTGCTTCACCCGGCACCGCTACGGCACCGAACACTGCTCCGCCGACCGGCTGCCCGCCGACTAA
- a CDS encoding PrgI family protein, with the protein MRSDEDVPMSARVPADVEKPDKIVFGLTARQAAILAVTGLLLWAGYQATHSFVSPVVFAAVAIPIAGLAFAVVTVRRDGLTLDAWLLAALKQRRSPKRLVPADSVRGDSVPDAPAWVGVKAGPLPAPLRLPAEAISVEGVIDLGEQGTAHAAACSTVNFGLRTAGEQNSLIGGFSRWLHSLSGPVQIVVRAQHLDLEPYLDVLADEAGGLPHPALEAACLGHVEFLRELSASRDLLRRHVTVVLRQPVTGRHGRDVSAAQTVARRAQEAARALRGCEVVVAPLDGAQAHAVLGAAADPNGGPQATRVGTASGVVTAHPDLLHLADSDTAAEDVEV; encoded by the coding sequence ATGCGCAGCGATGAGGACGTACCGATGTCGGCGCGGGTGCCTGCCGATGTGGAGAAACCGGACAAGATCGTGTTCGGGTTGACCGCGCGGCAGGCCGCGATCCTCGCCGTCACCGGCCTGCTGCTGTGGGCCGGCTACCAGGCCACGCACAGCTTCGTGTCGCCGGTGGTGTTCGCCGCGGTGGCGATCCCGATCGCTGGGCTCGCGTTCGCGGTGGTGACTGTGCGCCGGGACGGGCTCACGTTGGATGCCTGGCTGCTGGCCGCGCTGAAGCAGCGGCGGAGTCCGAAGCGGCTGGTGCCTGCCGACAGCGTGCGCGGCGACAGCGTGCCCGACGCGCCCGCCTGGGTGGGAGTCAAGGCCGGGCCGCTGCCCGCGCCGCTGCGGCTTCCCGCGGAGGCGATCTCGGTCGAGGGCGTGATCGATCTCGGTGAGCAGGGCACGGCGCACGCGGCGGCCTGCTCCACGGTGAACTTCGGGCTGCGCACCGCCGGGGAGCAGAACAGCCTCATCGGCGGGTTTTCCCGCTGGCTGCACTCGCTGTCGGGTCCAGTGCAGATCGTCGTGCGCGCCCAGCACCTCGACCTGGAGCCCTATTTGGATGTGCTCGCCGACGAGGCCGGCGGGCTTCCCCACCCCGCGCTGGAAGCGGCGTGCCTGGGGCATGTGGAGTTCCTGCGTGAGCTTTCGGCCAGCCGGGATTTGTTGCGTCGCCACGTCACGGTCGTCTTACGCCAACCCGTCACCGGACGGCACGGCCGCGACGTGAGCGCGGCGCAGACCGTGGCCCGCCGTGCGCAGGAGGCGGCTCGGGCGTTGCGGGGGTGCGAGGTCGTGGTCGCCCCGCTCGACGGTGCCCAGGCTCATGCCGTGCTCGGTGCCGCGGCCGACCCCAACGGTGGGCCGCAGGCCACCCGCGTGGGCACCGCCTCCGGCGTGGTCACCGCCCACCCCGACTTGCTTCACCTTGCCGATAGCGACACCGCCGCCGAGGACGTGGAGGTCTAA
- a CDS encoding recombinase family protein has product MSHHHAPQPDPAPRTSRTRVAVYLVDTGITTAIRACLDAHPTWRQIRRTYRDSQPGPLATRPELRRALTDARAGKFDLLLVRSVSQVSRSLNELSEILTELDDAGVAFRSATEPHFDTTSLTGRMLTQLMVTLAQYEHEHRERVRRRQVRRRAVR; this is encoded by the coding sequence ATGAGCCACCACCACGCGCCGCAACCCGATCCGGCACCGCGCACCTCGCGGACCCGCGTCGCGGTCTACCTCGTCGACACCGGCATCACCACCGCGATCCGCGCCTGCCTCGACGCACACCCCACCTGGCGGCAGATCCGCCGCACCTACCGCGACTCCCAACCCGGCCCGCTGGCCACCCGCCCCGAGCTGCGGCGCGCGCTCACCGACGCCCGCGCCGGCAAGTTCGACCTGCTCCTCGTCCGCAGCGTCAGCCAGGTCTCCCGGTCGCTGAACGAGCTGAGCGAGATCCTCACCGAGCTGGACGACGCGGGCGTGGCGTTCCGGTCGGCCACCGAACCGCACTTCGACACCACCAGCCTCACCGGCCGGATGCTCACCCAGCTCATGGTCACCCTCGCCCAGTACGAGCACGAGCACCGCGAGCGGGTGCGCCGCAGGCAGGTGCGTCGCCGGGCGGTGCGGTGA
- a CDS encoding TRM11 family SAM-dependent methyltransferase yields MSTHEPIPQQALTRGSDALVELPVTVWPTAQQPARTQRGDRYVPEGTAHPAKMLPAIARHAIDTFTAPGDLVLDPMCGVGTTLVEAVRKGRDALGIEYEHRWAEVTEANLTLAALQEETTGRGAVHVGDARQVLPDLAERYAGRAGLLVTSPPYGASVHGQVHAPGHRPVRKHDNRYGRDRANLAHRSLPMLLRGFTDILRRAVPLLRPGGVVAITTRPFRIDGELIDFPSLTLDAAINAGLDPVQRCVGLLAGLRDGKLVPRSSFFQLDYVRKLRDRGVPAWVIAHEDVLVLRVSRTCPSSGKLKHRRAGPESGSRSMPDADSVDGGGAGGSAGVRS; encoded by the coding sequence ATGAGCACCCACGAGCCGATTCCGCAGCAGGCGCTGACCCGCGGCAGCGACGCCCTGGTTGAGCTTCCGGTCACCGTGTGGCCGACCGCCCAGCAACCCGCGCGCACCCAACGCGGTGACCGGTACGTGCCCGAAGGCACAGCGCATCCGGCGAAGATGCTGCCCGCCATCGCGCGGCACGCCATCGACACCTTCACCGCGCCCGGCGATCTCGTCCTCGACCCCATGTGCGGGGTCGGCACCACCCTGGTCGAAGCCGTCCGCAAAGGCCGCGACGCCCTCGGCATCGAGTACGAACACCGCTGGGCCGAGGTCACCGAAGCCAACCTCACCCTCGCCGCCCTACAAGAGGAAACAACCGGTCGCGGTGCGGTGCACGTCGGCGACGCCCGCCAGGTGCTGCCCGACCTCGCCGAGCGCTACGCCGGGCGGGCCGGGTTGCTGGTGACCTCCCCGCCCTACGGGGCCAGCGTCCACGGCCAGGTGCACGCACCCGGGCACCGCCCGGTGCGCAAGCACGACAACCGCTACGGCCGCGACCGGGCGAACCTCGCGCACCGCAGCCTGCCGATGTTGCTGCGCGGGTTCACCGACATCCTGCGCCGCGCCGTACCGCTACTGCGCCCCGGCGGCGTCGTGGCCATCACCACCCGGCCCTTCCGCATCGACGGCGAACTCATCGACTTCCCATCACTCACACTCGACGCCGCGATCAACGCCGGACTCGACCCCGTCCAACGCTGCGTCGGCCTGCTCGCCGGACTCCGCGACGGCAAGCTCGTCCCGCGCTCGTCGTTCTTCCAGCTCGACTATGTGCGCAAGCTCCGTGACCGTGGAGTGCCCGCCTGGGTGATAGCGCACGAGGATGTGCTGGTTCTCCGCGTCAGCCGGACCTGCCCGAGTTCAGGAAAACTGAAGCACCGTCGCGCCGGCCCGGAGAGCGGATCTCGGTCTATGCCGGACGCCGACAGTGTGGACGGTGGGGGCGCCGGGGGCTCGGCCGGGGTGCGGTCGTGA
- a CDS encoding response regulator, whose translation MIKLMFADDEELVRSGLRAMMAGAPDIEVVGEASDGRSAVEAVRRLHPDVVLLDIKMRAPDDGIRALRAILALPDPPRVAMLTTFDIDEYVSLALQLGANGFLLKDVDPAALLRAVRDLARGGAVLDPGVAARMVQSHRDEQRAAQPARKLLASLSEREREVVALIGQGLSNAEIGGQLHLSEATVKGYVSAVLSKIGAANRVQAALLAYRGGLLDQ comes from the coding sequence TTGATCAAGCTCATGTTCGCCGACGACGAGGAACTGGTCCGATCGGGCCTGCGCGCGATGATGGCCGGGGCGCCGGACATTGAGGTGGTCGGCGAGGCGAGCGACGGCAGATCGGCGGTCGAGGCGGTTCGCCGGCTGCATCCCGACGTGGTGCTGCTGGACATCAAGATGCGCGCGCCGGACGACGGGATCAGGGCGCTGCGCGCGATACTGGCGCTGCCGGACCCGCCGAGGGTGGCCATGCTGACCACCTTCGACATCGACGAGTACGTCAGCCTCGCCCTGCAACTTGGCGCGAACGGCTTCCTGCTCAAGGACGTCGACCCGGCGGCCCTGCTGCGGGCGGTGCGCGACCTGGCCCGTGGCGGCGCGGTGCTCGACCCCGGGGTGGCCGCCAGGATGGTCCAGTCCCACCGCGACGAGCAGCGTGCCGCGCAGCCGGCGCGCAAGCTGCTCGCCTCGCTGTCCGAGCGGGAGCGCGAGGTGGTCGCGCTGATCGGGCAGGGCCTGTCCAACGCCGAGATCGGCGGGCAGCTGCATCTGTCCGAGGCCACCGTCAAGGGCTATGTCTCCGCGGTGCTGTCCAAGATCGGCGCGGCGAACCGGGTGCAGGCCGCGTTGCTCGCCTATCGCGGTGGGCTGCTGGATCAGTAG
- a CDS encoding pilin has protein sequence MLLRSPRHPRGTPPRTLRTVTLLGAVVAVLLVAAVPASAAPLVLAAPPGSLDQVITNLRDFLIGLLVGLATLFLTIGGVRYLAADGDPGEVERAKKSLRNALIGYGFAMLAPLIVNVLRGLVG, from the coding sequence ATGTTGCTGCGATCACCGCGCCACCCGCGCGGCACACCCCCACGAACGCTACGCACCGTCACCCTCCTCGGCGCGGTTGTTGCGGTGCTGCTCGTCGCCGCCGTGCCCGCGTCGGCCGCCCCGCTCGTCCTCGCCGCGCCTCCCGGCTCGTTGGATCAGGTCATCACCAACCTGCGCGACTTCCTGATCGGTCTGCTGGTCGGGCTGGCCACCCTCTTCCTGACGATCGGCGGTGTCCGCTACTTGGCCGCGGACGGTGATCCGGGGGAGGTCGAGCGGGCGAAGAAGAGTCTGCGCAATGCCTTGATCGGCTACGGCTTTGCGATGCTCGCGCCGCTGATCGTCAACGTTCTTCGGGGCTTGGTGGGCTGA
- a CDS encoding recombinase family protein yields MTITPPARSTGTNHDAPVVVEHDDGWAPWSASVKDKPRPVRTWLYHLVCELAWPVFVQERHRLETAAIRDYQHELAFRAWYRRYLDAIDGWWAGPPPYGYQVHLHRITDDDGRTRTLRRLEPDEDRAHVVPVIFGWYLNGHGPSAIAARLAAEPDLYPPPGRWTVKVVRGLLTNPAYLGYVVHGRTHRGVPQPPRQWTWSLDQAHPALVGPAQFWGSYYRLHPGRRTQPAEVGPQRLGAASADGPSQ; encoded by the coding sequence ATGACGATCACACCGCCGGCACGGTCGACCGGCACCAACCACGACGCTCCCGTCGTCGTGGAACACGACGACGGGTGGGCACCGTGGAGCGCGTCTGTTAAGGACAAGCCCCGCCCGGTGCGCACCTGGCTTTACCACCTCGTGTGCGAGCTGGCGTGGCCGGTCTTCGTGCAAGAACGGCACCGTCTGGAGACCGCGGCGATCCGCGACTATCAACACGAACTCGCGTTCCGCGCGTGGTACCGCCGCTACCTCGACGCGATCGACGGATGGTGGGCGGGACCGCCACCGTATGGCTACCAGGTCCACCTCCATCGCATCACCGACGACGACGGGCGCACCCGCACGCTCCGGCGTCTCGAGCCCGACGAAGACCGCGCCCACGTTGTTCCGGTGATCTTCGGCTGGTACCTCAACGGACACGGGCCGTCCGCGATCGCCGCACGCTTGGCGGCCGAGCCCGACCTCTACCCGCCGCCGGGACGGTGGACGGTCAAGGTCGTGCGCGGGCTGCTTACCAATCCGGCCTATCTGGGCTATGTTGTCCACGGCCGCACCCACCGCGGAGTCCCGCAACCCCCGCGGCAGTGGACCTGGTCGCTGGATCAAGCCCACCCCGCGCTGGTCGGCCCCGCGCAGTTCTGGGGCAGCTACTACCGGCTCCACCCGGGGCGCCGAACGCAGCCAGCAGAAGTTGGACCGCAGCGGCTAGGCGCGGCGTCTGCCGACGGGCCGTCTCAGTGA
- a CDS encoding replication-relaxation family protein, with protein MSDNENTPTPSARARRRVRYRGGAADPVELASRLTERDRALLRLLDEHRVLTSNQIAQLLPYPNLNRAQRRLLSLWHWHVLDRFRHPAANGSLTGWRYTLGVAGHGVLAAMRGLAPARPSSVREQVLRLATDPRLAHLLGINDVLAALAAHTRNGDAELRLWHGERTAAADCGGLARPDAVIVYREHGTTLVACYEHDTGTEPLTRVVEKLDGYAELARAGGPHPARKTQQRHGFWVLFGLHSPAREANLRDRLAAAEHTGPALADGDVGWHIATASANDLATPAGPVWLPLHAHQRQHLADLARTRVDR; from the coding sequence ATGTCTGACAACGAAAACACGCCCACACCGAGCGCTCGGGCGCGTCGGCGGGTTCGCTACCGGGGCGGGGCCGCCGACCCGGTCGAGCTGGCGTCCCGGCTCACCGAGCGGGACCGAGCCCTGCTGCGGCTGCTGGATGAGCACCGCGTCCTCACCAGCAACCAGATCGCGCAGCTGCTGCCGTATCCGAACCTCAACCGGGCACAGCGGCGCCTGCTCAGTTTGTGGCACTGGCATGTGCTCGACCGGTTCCGCCACCCAGCCGCGAACGGGTCGCTCACCGGCTGGCGCTACACCCTCGGCGTCGCCGGACACGGCGTGCTCGCCGCCATGCGCGGGCTCGCCCCGGCCCGGCCCAGCTCCGTGCGTGAGCAGGTTCTGCGCCTGGCCACCGACCCCCGGCTGGCGCACCTGCTCGGCATCAACGACGTCCTCGCCGCCCTCGCCGCACACACCCGCAACGGCGACGCGGAGTTGCGGTTGTGGCACGGCGAACGCACTGCCGCCGCTGACTGCGGTGGCCTGGCCCGGCCCGACGCTGTGATCGTCTACCGCGAGCACGGCACCACGCTGGTGGCCTGTTACGAGCACGACACCGGCACCGAACCCCTCACCCGCGTAGTCGAGAAACTCGACGGCTACGCCGAACTCGCCCGCGCCGGCGGCCCCCACCCCGCACGGAAAACCCAGCAACGCCACGGGTTTTGGGTGCTGTTCGGACTCCACTCACCCGCCCGCGAAGCCAACCTCCGTGACCGGTTGGCCGCGGCCGAGCACACCGGACCCGCGCTGGCCGACGGGGACGTCGGCTGGCACATCGCCACCGCCAGCGCCAACGACCTCGCCACCCCGGCCGGGCCGGTCTGGCTGCCGCTGCACGCCCACCAACGGCAACACCTGGCCGACCTCGCCCGCACCCGCGTCGACAGATGA